In a genomic window of Schistocerca gregaria isolate iqSchGreg1 chromosome 5, iqSchGreg1.2, whole genome shotgun sequence:
- the LOC126272239 gene encoding ejaculatory bulb-specific protein 3-like: protein MARHLIVYCCLVAAVAVSVRAAPEDKLDNLDVDEILNNDRLLKSYIQCMLDEGEGRCTNEGKEIKSRLPKFVATGCGDCNPSQLDKAVKALKHITEKHPQEWTKLKAKFDPTGEYAKKHAETWKQRGVNF from the exons ATGGCGAGACATCTGATCGTCTACTGTTGCCTCGTGGCCGCCGTTGCCGTTTCCGTGCGAGCCGCGCCGGAAGACAAGCTCGACAACTTGGACGTGGACGAGATCCTCAACAACGACCGCCTCCTGAAGTCCTACATCCAGTGCATGCTCGACGAAGGCGAAGGAAGGTGCACTAACGAAGGCAAGGAGATCAAAA GCAGGCTGCCAAAATTTGTGGCGACGGGATGCGGCGACTGCAACCCTAGCCAGCTGGACAAGGCTGTCAAGGCCCTGAAGCACATCACAGAGAAGCACCCTCAAGAGTGGACCAAGCTGAAGGCCAAGTTCGACCCCACGGGCGAGTACGCTAAGAAGCATGCAGAGACGTGGAAGCAGCGTGGCGTCAACTTCTGA